The Oceanidesulfovibrio indonesiensis genome has a segment encoding these proteins:
- a CDS encoding class I SAM-dependent methyltransferase, which produces MASDKNTGGGKTAPMKGSTSEFHANWSNRPESLYNHWTGGAAKNQVQFAFKNHWQVFGELMGHPKPGASLEVGCGRGSLSSFFAQAGWDATLLDYSPAVIRIARDVFTANGHSGHFVTGDTLALPFPDESFDVVAHIGLLEHFEEPGDAVLEQWRVLRSGGWLLAYIVPEKPDNVQRHFKWVNVLLKAGAKIFGVTGKRLEKEAVYRNDLGSEYYMPIFEALEPAELFVSGMYSMPMISHSPEFPFSLLPAPMEQALVKIFGASVAFRKMLTGRHGWLCSEKNGQALLMAARK; this is translated from the coding sequence ATGGCCAGTGACAAAAACACCGGCGGGGGCAAGACCGCACCGATGAAGGGCAGCACGTCCGAATTCCATGCAAATTGGAGCAACCGGCCGGAAAGTTTATACAACCACTGGACAGGTGGCGCTGCCAAAAATCAGGTTCAGTTTGCTTTCAAGAATCACTGGCAGGTTTTCGGCGAGCTCATGGGGCATCCGAAGCCTGGGGCAAGTCTCGAGGTCGGCTGCGGCCGCGGCAGCCTGTCCAGCTTCTTCGCCCAGGCTGGATGGGACGCTACGTTGCTCGACTACTCGCCCGCGGTCATTCGCATCGCACGAGATGTTTTTACGGCCAACGGACACTCCGGACATTTCGTCACCGGCGACACCCTGGCCCTGCCCTTTCCGGACGAGTCGTTCGACGTTGTAGCGCACATCGGCCTGCTCGAACATTTCGAGGAGCCAGGCGACGCCGTTCTGGAACAGTGGCGCGTGCTGCGCTCCGGAGGCTGGCTGCTCGCCTACATAGTACCCGAGAAGCCGGACAATGTGCAGCGGCACTTCAAATGGGTCAATGTTCTGCTCAAGGCTGGCGCGAAAATCTTCGGCGTCACCGGGAAACGTCTTGAGAAGGAAGCAGTCTACCGCAATGACCTGGGCTCCGAGTACTACATGCCCATTTTCGAAGCGCTTGAGCCCGCGGAGCTTTTCGTGAGCGGCATGTACTCCATGCCAATGATCAGCCATTCCCCGGAGTTTCCCTTCTCGCTGCTGCCGGCTCCGATGGAGCAAGCGCTAGTCAAGATTTTTGGAGCGTCCGTCGCCTTCAGGAAGATGCTCACAGGCCGCCATGGCTGGCTCTGCTCCGAGAAGAATGGCCAGGCGCTGCTTATGGCCGCGCGGAAATGA